One genomic segment of Esox lucius isolate fEsoLuc1 chromosome 15, fEsoLuc1.pri, whole genome shotgun sequence includes these proteins:
- the LOC105015628 gene encoding KH domain-containing, RNA-binding, signal transduction-associated protein 1 isoform X2 encodes MKILQNVGDMSSDAKPEPKKVKMENESKYLPELLAEKDSLDSSFTHAMKLISAEIERIQKGETKKEAERETYLDIFTTKNIKVKERVLIPVKQYPRFNFVGKILGPQGNTIKRLQEETGAKISVLGKGSMRDKAKEEELRKGGEPKYAHLGMELHVFIEVFAPIPEAYLRMAHAMDEVKKFLIPDTMDGICQDQFMEIGYLNGGQDSQSRGRGGPPGRGRGTLPPNSAGARGRGMPPRGGASRGGAPRGGTSRGGPPRGGSSRGAPAGRGGLPNTPTRGGTAPRSRPPTPGTPRMLPSPAHSHQQHQHQHPHAPPQKAESYDEYPAYEESYAEPAYEGYDNYYSQQPPQADTEYYDYGHGEAQESYEPYAQDDWEGSWPATGGKAPSARQDKRGSYREHPYGRY; translated from the exons ATGAAAATTTTGCAGAACGTAGGCGACATGAGTTCCGACGCTAAGCCTGAGCCTAAAAAAGTCAAAATGGAGAATGAAAGCAAATACCTCCCCGAGCTTCTGGCAGAAAAAGACAGTCTGGATTCGTCATTCACGCACGCCATGAAACTAATTTCTGCAG AGATTGAAAGGATTCAGaaaggagagacaaagaaagaagcAGAAAGAGAAACATACCTGGACATATTCACCACAAAGAACATCAAGGTCAAGGAGCGTGTTCTCATTCCTGTAAAGCAGTATCCAAGG TTCAACTTTGTTGGCAAGATTCTGGGACCCCAAGGGAACACAATCAAACGACTTCAGGAAGAGACTGGAGCAAAGATCTCAGTGTTGGGCAAAGGGTCCATGAGGGACAAGGCAAAG GAGGAAGAGCTGAGAAAGGGTGGCGAGCCCAAATATGCTCACCTAGGCATGGAACTGCATGTCTTCATAGAGGTCTTTGCCCCGATACCTGAAGCATACCTGCGCATGGCTCACGCCATGGATGAGGTCAAGAAGTTCCTCATCCCT GACACCATGGATGGTATCTGCCAAGATCAGTTCATGGAGATTGGCTACCTTAATGGAGGTCAGGACTCTCAATCCCGGGGGCGAGGTGGTCCTCCTGGCAGAGGAAGGGGAACACTCCCACCCAACTCAGCAGGAGCCAG aggGCGAGGAATGCCTCCTCGCGGTGGGGCCTCTCGTGGAGGAGCCCCTCGAGGTGGAACATCTCGTGGAGGACCCCCCAGGGGTGGATCATCCAGAGGGGCTCCTGCTGGTCGTGGTGGACTCCCTAACACACCCACTAGAGGAGGCACAGCACCACGTTCCAGACCCCCCACCCCAGGGACACCAAGGATGCTGCCGTCCCCAGCCCACTCCCATCAGCAACATCAGCACCAACATCCACATGCTCCGCCGCAAAAGGCAGAGTCCTACGATGAATAT CCTGCCTATGAAGAAAGCTATGCTGAGCCTGCGTATGAAGGTTACGACAACTATTATAGTCAACAACCACCACAAGC GGACACAGAGTATTATGACTATGGACATGGGGAGGCTCAGGAGTCTTATGAACCATATG ctCAGGACGATTGGGAGGGTTCGTGGCCCGCCACTGGAGGCAAAGCCCCTTCTGCCCGGCAGGATAAGCGGGGGTCCTACAGAGAGCACCCATATGGAAGATACTGA
- the LOC105015628 gene encoding KH domain-containing, RNA-binding, signal transduction-associated protein 1 isoform X1, with protein MKILQNVGDMSSDAKPEPKKVKMENESKYLPELLAEKDSLDSSFTHAMKLISAEIERIQKGETKKEAERETYLDIFTTKNIKVKERVLIPVKQYPRFNFVGKILGPQGNTIKRLQEETGAKISVLGKGSMRDKAKEEELRKGGEPKYAHLGMELHVFIEVFAPIPEAYLRMAHAMDEVKKFLIPQDTMDGICQDQFMEIGYLNGGQDSQSRGRGGPPGRGRGTLPPNSAGARGRGMPPRGGASRGGAPRGGTSRGGPPRGGSSRGAPAGRGGLPNTPTRGGTAPRSRPPTPGTPRMLPSPAHSHQQHQHQHPHAPPQKAESYDEYPAYEESYAEPAYEGYDNYYSQQPPQADTEYYDYGHGEAQESYEPYAQDDWEGSWPATGGKAPSARQDKRGSYREHPYGRY; from the exons ATGAAAATTTTGCAGAACGTAGGCGACATGAGTTCCGACGCTAAGCCTGAGCCTAAAAAAGTCAAAATGGAGAATGAAAGCAAATACCTCCCCGAGCTTCTGGCAGAAAAAGACAGTCTGGATTCGTCATTCACGCACGCCATGAAACTAATTTCTGCAG AGATTGAAAGGATTCAGaaaggagagacaaagaaagaagcAGAAAGAGAAACATACCTGGACATATTCACCACAAAGAACATCAAGGTCAAGGAGCGTGTTCTCATTCCTGTAAAGCAGTATCCAAGG TTCAACTTTGTTGGCAAGATTCTGGGACCCCAAGGGAACACAATCAAACGACTTCAGGAAGAGACTGGAGCAAAGATCTCAGTGTTGGGCAAAGGGTCCATGAGGGACAAGGCAAAG GAGGAAGAGCTGAGAAAGGGTGGCGAGCCCAAATATGCTCACCTAGGCATGGAACTGCATGTCTTCATAGAGGTCTTTGCCCCGATACCTGAAGCATACCTGCGCATGGCTCACGCCATGGATGAGGTCAAGAAGTTCCTCATCCCT CAGGACACCATGGATGGTATCTGCCAAGATCAGTTCATGGAGATTGGCTACCTTAATGGAGGTCAGGACTCTCAATCCCGGGGGCGAGGTGGTCCTCCTGGCAGAGGAAGGGGAACACTCCCACCCAACTCAGCAGGAGCCAG aggGCGAGGAATGCCTCCTCGCGGTGGGGCCTCTCGTGGAGGAGCCCCTCGAGGTGGAACATCTCGTGGAGGACCCCCCAGGGGTGGATCATCCAGAGGGGCTCCTGCTGGTCGTGGTGGACTCCCTAACACACCCACTAGAGGAGGCACAGCACCACGTTCCAGACCCCCCACCCCAGGGACACCAAGGATGCTGCCGTCCCCAGCCCACTCCCATCAGCAACATCAGCACCAACATCCACATGCTCCGCCGCAAAAGGCAGAGTCCTACGATGAATAT CCTGCCTATGAAGAAAGCTATGCTGAGCCTGCGTATGAAGGTTACGACAACTATTATAGTCAACAACCACCACAAGC GGACACAGAGTATTATGACTATGGACATGGGGAGGCTCAGGAGTCTTATGAACCATATG ctCAGGACGATTGGGAGGGTTCGTGGCCCGCCACTGGAGGCAAAGCCCCTTCTGCCCGGCAGGATAAGCGGGGGTCCTACAGAGAGCACCCATATGGAAGATACTGA
- the tmem39b gene encoding transmembrane protein 39B: protein MAGGRRGANRTAYCRSPLSSEPGSVGNGNHSTSSPVTGVRSRTRNGSGTGISSPPLAAQTVVPLKHCKIPELSMDRNVLFELHLFFCHLIALFVHYVNIYKTVWWYPPSHPPSHTSLNFHLIDYNMLVFTVIILARRLIAAIVKEASQSGKLSFPHSIFLVMARFAVLTLTGWSLCRSLIYLFRTYSVLSLLFLCYPFGMYIPFFRLNCDFRRVGPLSHIASIGSKEVGSVGRGRDYLTVLKETWKQHTSQLYGVQAMPTHACCLSPDLIRKEVEYLKMDFNWRMKEVLVSSMLSAYYVAFVPVWFVKSTQYVDKRWSCELFILVSVSTSVILMRHLLPPRYCDLLHKAAAHLGCWHKVDPSLCSNVLQHIWTEEYMWPQGVLVKHNKNVYKAMGHYNVAVPSDVSHYRFYFFFNKPLRILNILIILEGAMIFYQLYSLICSEKWHQTISLALILFSNYYAFFKLLRDRIVLGKAYSYSNSSSDQKIS from the exons ATGGCAGGCGGACGAAGAGGGGCAAACCGCACTGCTTACTGCAGGTCTCCACTCAGCAGTGAGCCAGGCTCAGTTGGCAACGGCAACCACTCTACCAGTTCCCCAGTCACAGGGGTGCGCTCTCGGACAAG GAACGGCTCAGGTACAGGCATTTCCAGCCCCCCCCTGGCAGCCCAGACCGTGGTCCCTCTGAAGCACTGTAAGATCCCAGAGTTGTCCATGGACCGGAACGTGCTGTTTGAGCTGCACCTATTCTTCTGCCACCTCATTGCCCTATTTGTCCACTATGTCAACATCTACAAGACTGTGTGGTGGTACCCCCCCTCACACCCTCCCTCACACACCTCGCTG AACTTCCACCTCATTGACTATAACATGCTGGTGTTCACAGTCATCATTCTAGCTCGCAGGCTGATTGCGGCTATTGTGAAAGAG GCATCACAGAGCGGGaagctctccttccctcactccaTCTTCCTTGTAATGGCACGATTCGCTGTGCTCACATTGACAGGCTGGAGTCTTTGTCGCTCCCTAATATACCTTTTCAGGACCTACTCTGTCCTCAGTCTGCTGTTCCTCTGTTATCC GTTTGGCATGTACATCCCCTTTTTCCGGTTGAATTGTGACTTCCGCCGGGTGGGGCCCCTCTCACACATTGCCAGCATTGGGTCAAAGGAGGTGGGCAGCGTGGGCCGTGGGCGGGACTACCTGACAGTGCTGAAGGAGACGTGGAAACAGCACACCAGCCAGCTGTATGGCGTCCAGGCCATGCCCACACACGCCTGCTGTCTCTCCCCAGATCTCATCCGCAAAGAGGTTGAGTACCTGAAGATGGATTTTAACTGGAGGATGAAGGAGGTGCTGGTTAGCTCCATGCTCAGTGCATACTATGTGGCCTTCGTACCTGTATGGTTTGTTAAG AGCACACAGTACGTGGACAAGCGTTGGTCCTGTGAACTCTTCATCCTGGTGTCTGTCAGTACCTCAGTCATCCTCATGAGACACCTGCTTCCCCCTCGCTACTGTGACTTGCTGCATAAGGCCGCTGCACACTTGGGCTGCTGGCACAAAGTAGACCCGTCTCTCTGCTCCAATGTCCTGCAGCACAT ATGGACAGAAGAGTACATGTGGCCCCAGGGTGTCCTGGTGAAACACAATAAGAATGTCTACAAAGCTATGGGGCACTACAATGTGGCTGTCCCCTCCGACGTCTCCCACTATCGCTTCTAT TTTTTCTTCAACAAGCCTTTACGAATATTGAACATTCTTATCATCTTGGAAGGTGCAATGATATTCTACCAACTCTACTCATTGATATGCTCAGAGAAGTGGCATCAGACAATATCCTTGGCTTTAATTCTCTTCAGCAACTACTATGCCTTCTTCAAGCTTCTCAGAGACAGAATAGTCTTAGGCAAGGCCTACTCATATTCAAACAGCTCATCCGACCAGAAGATAAGTTAA
- the ccdc28b gene encoding coiled-coil domain-containing protein 28B isoform X1, with translation MEDKRKKRSPKVSLPQPPPPPVNPRKLSVLPSSKSATFSLGLPQPPSPKNRGKFKRSIGAAGQPKDVLSVVVAAPPKTTRPHKEKARAPQPAGPSKVSQSSPLQHSFLTDVSDVREMEGGLLNLLNDFHSGKLQAFGRYVKAVMTLAVSSKGRCAPLSNWSTFVRCKKSWLGCTSVWTAMWRSCQRTSGSVPLTTTLSTCSAIWKNSAAQYKNCTLLRTRTCPRRLDLDKGH, from the exons ATGGAGGACAAGCGCAAGAAGCGGAGCCCAAAAGTGTCTCTCCCCcagccccctccacccccagTAAACCCCCGCAAgctctctgtcctcccttccAGCAAGAGTGCAACCTTCTCCCTTGGCCTTCCccaacccccctccccaaaaaacCGTGGCAAGTTCAAGAGGTCCATTGGGGCAGCAGGACAGCCCAAAGATGTGCTCAGTGTGGTTGTAGCAGCTCCACCAAAGACAACAAG GCCTCATAAGGAGAAGGCCAGGGCTCCCCAGCCAGCAGGCCCCAGTAAAGTGTCCCAGTCCTCCCCTCTGCAGCACTCATTCCTTACTGACGTCTCTgatgtgagagagatggagggaggccTCCTTAACCTGCTCAATGATTTCCACTCTGGAAAACTGCAGGCTTTTG GCAGGTACGTAAAGGCGGTAATGACTCTTGCTGTGTCTTCCAAGGGAAGGTGTGCTCCTTTGAGCAACTGGAGCACGTTCGTGAGATGCAAGAAAAGTTGGCTCGGCTGCACTTCAGTCTGGACAGCCATGTGGAGGAGCTGTCAGAGGACCAGCGGAAGTGTGCCTCTGACCACAACCTTGAGCACCTGCTCTGCAAT CTGGAAGAACTCAGCAGCTCAAT ACAAAAACTGCACCTTGCTGAGAACCAGGACCTGCCCAAGACGTCTGGACCTTGATAAGGGACATTAA
- the ccdc28b gene encoding coiled-coil domain-containing protein 28B isoform X2, translated as MEDKRKKRSPKVSLPQPPPPPVNPRKLSVLPSSKSATFSLGLPQPPSPKNRGKFKRSIGAAGQPKDVLSVVVAAPPKTTRPHKEKARAPQPAGPSKVSQSSPLQHSFLTDVSDVREMEGGLLNLLNDFHSGKLQAFGKVCSFEQLEHVREMQEKLARLHFSLDSHVEELSEDQRKCASDHNLEHLLCNLEELSSSIQKLHLAENQDLPKTSGP; from the exons ATGGAGGACAAGCGCAAGAAGCGGAGCCCAAAAGTGTCTCTCCCCcagccccctccacccccagTAAACCCCCGCAAgctctctgtcctcccttccAGCAAGAGTGCAACCTTCTCCCTTGGCCTTCCccaacccccctccccaaaaaacCGTGGCAAGTTCAAGAGGTCCATTGGGGCAGCAGGACAGCCCAAAGATGTGCTCAGTGTGGTTGTAGCAGCTCCACCAAAGACAACAAG GCCTCATAAGGAGAAGGCCAGGGCTCCCCAGCCAGCAGGCCCCAGTAAAGTGTCCCAGTCCTCCCCTCTGCAGCACTCATTCCTTACTGACGTCTCTgatgtgagagagatggagggaggccTCCTTAACCTGCTCAATGATTTCCACTCTGGAAAACTGCAGGCTTTTG GGAAGGTGTGCTCCTTTGAGCAACTGGAGCACGTTCGTGAGATGCAAGAAAAGTTGGCTCGGCTGCACTTCAGTCTGGACAGCCATGTGGAGGAGCTGTCAGAGGACCAGCGGAAGTGTGCCTCTGACCACAACCTTGAGCACCTGCTCTGCAAT CTGGAAGAACTCAGCAGCTCAAT ACAAAAACTGCACCTTGCTGAGAACCAGGACCTGCCCAAGACGTCTGGACCTTGA